In the Streptomyces sp. NBC_00525 genome, one interval contains:
- a CDS encoding NAD(P)-dependent alcohol dehydrogenase encodes MKAVQYREIGAAPEVVTVPDPEPGPGQVLIEVTAAGVCHSDIAVMSWPAEQFPYPLPLTLGHEGVGTVAALGDGVSGLETGQSVAVYGPWGCGTCVKCAEGKENYCLRAAELGINPPGLGAPGAMAEYMIVDDPRHLVPIGDLDPVRTVPLTDAGLTPYHAIKRSLPKLVPGATAVVIGTGGLGHVAIQLLRALTSARVVALDVTEDKLALARTVGAHETVLSDEHAAARIRELTGGVGAEVVLDFVGAPPTVATAGAAAAIDSDVTIVGIGGGSLPVGFGVLPFNTTVTAPYWGSRSELAEVLALAHAGAVDVHVETYPLEEAPLAYERLHAGKVNGRAVILPQS; translated from the coding sequence ATGAAGGCAGTTCAGTACCGGGAGATAGGCGCCGCACCCGAGGTCGTCACCGTCCCGGACCCGGAACCGGGCCCCGGACAGGTGCTGATCGAGGTCACCGCGGCCGGCGTCTGCCACTCCGACATCGCCGTGATGAGCTGGCCCGCCGAGCAGTTCCCGTACCCGCTGCCGCTCACCCTCGGCCACGAGGGCGTCGGCACCGTGGCCGCGCTCGGCGACGGCGTCAGCGGCCTGGAGACCGGCCAGTCCGTCGCCGTCTACGGCCCCTGGGGCTGCGGCACCTGCGTCAAGTGCGCCGAGGGCAAGGAGAACTACTGCCTGCGCGCGGCGGAGCTGGGCATCAACCCGCCCGGCCTGGGCGCGCCCGGCGCCATGGCCGAATACATGATCGTGGACGACCCGCGCCACCTCGTGCCCATCGGCGACCTGGACCCGGTGCGCACCGTGCCGCTCACCGACGCCGGCCTCACCCCGTACCACGCCATCAAGCGCTCCCTGCCGAAGCTGGTGCCCGGCGCGACCGCCGTCGTCATCGGCACCGGGGGACTGGGGCACGTCGCCATCCAGCTGCTGCGCGCCCTGACGTCCGCACGGGTCGTCGCGCTCGACGTCACCGAGGACAAGCTCGCCCTCGCCCGCACGGTCGGCGCCCACGAGACCGTCCTGTCCGACGAGCACGCGGCGGCCCGCATCCGGGAACTGACCGGCGGCGTCGGCGCCGAGGTCGTGCTGGACTTCGTCGGCGCGCCCCCGACCGTCGCCACCGCCGGAGCCGCGGCCGCCATCGACTCGGACGTCACCATCGTCGGCATCGGCGGGGGCAGCCTCCCCGTCGGCTTCGGCGTCCTGCCGTTCAACACCACGGTCACCGCCCCGTACTGGGGCTCCCGCTCCGAACTGGCCGAGGTGCTCGCCCTCGCCCACGCCGGCGCGGTGGACGTCCACGTCGAGACGTACCCGCTGGAGGAGGCACCGCTCGCCTACGAGCGGCTGCACGCCGGCAAGGTCAACGGCCGGGCCGTCATCCTCCCGCAGAGCTGA
- a CDS encoding NUDIX domain-containing protein, whose amino-acid sequence MTATGNTRRSAGLLLFRTGAGRGLEVLIGHMGGPFWAHREEAAWSVPKGEYPPEEEPAAAARREFGEEFGRPPPEGGWVALGEARQAGGKTVTVWALEADVDPAEAVPGTFTMEWPRGSGLLREFPEVDRFAWCTPDEAAELLVKGQRVFVDRLRAHLAGTGGGG is encoded by the coding sequence ATGACAGCCACGGGGAACACCCGCCGCAGTGCCGGTCTGCTGTTGTTCCGTACGGGTGCGGGGCGCGGGCTCGAAGTGCTGATCGGTCATATGGGCGGGCCGTTCTGGGCGCACCGCGAGGAGGCGGCGTGGTCGGTGCCCAAGGGTGAGTACCCGCCGGAGGAGGAGCCCGCGGCGGCGGCGCGGCGGGAGTTCGGGGAGGAGTTCGGGCGTCCGCCGCCGGAGGGCGGCTGGGTGGCGCTGGGCGAGGCGCGCCAGGCCGGCGGGAAGACGGTGACCGTGTGGGCGCTGGAGGCCGACGTCGATCCGGCGGAGGCGGTGCCGGGGACCTTCACGATGGAGTGGCCGCGCGGCTCCGGGTTGCTGCGGGAGTTCCCGGAGGTGGACCGGTTCGCCTGGTGCACGCCGGACGAGGCGGCGGAGCTGCTGGTGAAGGGGCAGCGGGTGTTCGTGGACCGGCTGCGCGCGCATCTGGCGGGTACGGGCGGGGGCGGCTGA
- a CDS encoding GNAT family N-acetyltransferase, protein MPNAYVITRDGGPEEEGSVRPAAAAGAAAHPLDDPVGTALRGPHAHFAERRGRVLRYPPEVTPWVAMPQDPGPADWADAAALAGPGAMVCVTAFRELPPPDWEIVFHAEGVQLVDEGVAAEPFPDAVRLGPADVPEMLDLVARTRPGPFEPRTVELGTYLGVRRDGVLVAMAGERMRPPGWSEISAVCTDESVRGRGIGGGLVRAVAHEVRRRGDIPFLHAAADNTGAVRLYESLGFALRRRTAFLGALVPGGPAV, encoded by the coding sequence ATGCCGAACGCGTACGTGATCACCCGTGACGGCGGCCCGGAGGAGGAGGGGTCCGTCCGTCCGGCCGCCGCGGCCGGGGCCGCCGCCCATCCGCTGGACGATCCGGTGGGCACCGCGCTGCGCGGGCCGCACGCGCACTTCGCCGAGCGCCGGGGCCGCGTCCTGCGCTATCCGCCCGAGGTGACCCCCTGGGTCGCCATGCCCCAGGACCCGGGGCCGGCCGACTGGGCCGACGCGGCGGCGCTCGCCGGGCCCGGCGCGATGGTCTGCGTCACCGCGTTCCGGGAGCTCCCGCCGCCGGACTGGGAGATCGTCTTCCACGCCGAGGGCGTCCAGCTCGTGGACGAGGGCGTGGCCGCCGAGCCGTTCCCGGACGCCGTCCGGCTGGGCCCCGCCGATGTGCCCGAGATGCTCGACCTGGTCGCCCGCACCCGGCCGGGCCCCTTCGAGCCCCGGACCGTCGAACTGGGGACCTACCTCGGCGTCCGCCGCGACGGGGTGCTCGTCGCCATGGCCGGTGAGCGGATGCGCCCGCCGGGCTGGAGCGAGATCAGCGCCGTCTGCACCGACGAGTCGGTGCGCGGCCGGGGCATCGGCGGCGGGCTCGTGCGCGCCGTGGCCCACGAGGTCCGCCGGCGCGGCGACATCCCGTTCCTGCACGCGGCCGCCGACAACACCGGCGCCGTCCGGCTCTACGAGTCGCTCGGGTTCGCGCTGCGCCGCCGTACCGCCTTCCTCGGCGCCCTGGTCCCCGGCGGGCCGGCCGTATGA
- a CDS encoding TetR family transcriptional regulator: MQAESKLPERRSRKARRTRDALARAAFELVLDRGLREVTVEEIAERADVDRRTFSRYFASKEAAVLDSVRGDGDRINAALRARPADEPPLTAYRRAVLDWLADPEAPAWHRRPRIYELLVLAEREPTLYAAFHHIRVDAQADSVAVVADRLGTDPLVDLRPAVTVAAGAGALLAAQAAWVRGDRPDELPRLVERAFDALAGELVTPPPAPAPHSTTRTTSTTEGIGTP; this comes from the coding sequence ATGCAAGCGGAATCGAAGCTTCCGGAACGGCGGAGCCGCAAGGCCCGCCGGACCCGGGACGCACTGGCCCGAGCCGCGTTCGAGCTCGTCCTCGACCGCGGACTCCGGGAGGTCACGGTCGAGGAGATCGCCGAACGCGCCGACGTCGACCGCCGCACCTTCAGCCGGTACTTCGCGAGCAAGGAGGCCGCCGTCCTGGACTCGGTCCGGGGCGACGGCGACCGGATCAACGCGGCGCTGCGCGCCCGCCCGGCCGATGAGCCCCCGCTCACCGCGTACCGCCGGGCGGTCCTGGACTGGCTGGCCGACCCCGAAGCCCCGGCCTGGCACCGGCGGCCGCGGATCTACGAACTGCTGGTCCTCGCCGAACGGGAGCCGACCCTGTACGCCGCGTTCCACCACATCCGGGTGGACGCCCAGGCGGACTCGGTCGCCGTCGTCGCGGACCGGCTGGGCACCGACCCGCTCGTCGACCTGCGGCCCGCCGTCACGGTGGCCGCCGGAGCCGGCGCCCTGCTCGCCGCCCAGGCCGCCTGGGTCCGCGGCGACCGCCCCGACGAGCTGCCCCGGCTCGTCGAGCGCGCCTTCGACGCCCTGGCCGGCGAGCTGGTCACCCCGCCCCCGGCCCCGGCGCCGCACAGCACCACCCGCACCACCAGCACCACGGAAGGAATCGGCACCCCATGA
- a CDS encoding SDR family NAD(P)-dependent oxidoreductase encodes MSTTTPTDQEFAGRTALVTGGASGIGLALAHRLAGSGAAVVVADYDEASAREAAAALESAGARAAAVALDVTDPASVEAGIRFAVDTFGALHLAVNNAGIGGPSHPTGEYPVQDWDRVVATNLSGVFYSMRYELPAIVAAGGGAIVNMSSILGTNGFAGSPAYVAAKHGVVGLTKTAALEYAAHNVRINAVGPGFIDTPLLRDTDAPAREHLISLHPAGRLGRAEEVAELTAFLLSDRASFVHGSYHLVDGGYSAS; translated from the coding sequence ATGAGCACCACCACCCCCACCGACCAGGAGTTCGCCGGCCGCACCGCCCTTGTCACCGGAGGCGCCTCCGGCATCGGCCTGGCCCTCGCCCACCGGCTCGCCGGCTCGGGCGCCGCGGTCGTCGTCGCCGACTACGACGAGGCGAGCGCCCGCGAGGCCGCCGCCGCGCTGGAGAGCGCCGGCGCACGGGCCGCCGCCGTCGCCCTGGACGTCACCGACCCCGCCTCCGTCGAGGCGGGCATCCGGTTCGCCGTCGACACCTTCGGCGCACTGCACCTCGCGGTGAACAACGCCGGCATCGGCGGCCCCAGCCACCCGACCGGCGAGTACCCCGTCCAGGACTGGGACCGGGTCGTCGCCACCAACCTCAGCGGCGTCTTCTACTCGATGCGCTACGAGCTGCCCGCCATCGTCGCCGCGGGCGGCGGCGCGATCGTCAACATGTCCTCGATCCTGGGCACCAACGGCTTCGCCGGCTCGCCGGCCTACGTCGCCGCCAAGCACGGCGTCGTCGGCCTCACCAAGACCGCCGCCCTGGAGTACGCCGCCCACAACGTGCGGATCAACGCGGTGGGCCCCGGCTTCATCGACACCCCGCTGCTGCGCGACACGGACGCCCCGGCGCGCGAGCACCTGATCTCGCTGCACCCGGCGGGCCGCCTCGGCAGGGCGGAGGAGGTCGCGGAGCTGACCGCGTTCCTGCTCTCCGACCGCGCCTCGTTCGTCCACGGCAGCTACCACCTGGTCGACGGCGGCTACTCCGCCTCCTGA
- a CDS encoding PP2C family protein-serine/threonine phosphatase, which translates to MTFGLLSRPAPRTALPGTETGEAAARAPRIGNRALSGGLALLTAVIVGLDVLAGEDLRLVPLLVVAPALVSVFGTVGQTVAAGAWVTGAAVVTRAVTGGTTWDIVSSIVFTVFACLLSVGACALRIRHATEIARLRSAAVALQRQILRPLPIPTDQLTAHGTYTPIEEDHLVGGDIYEVVQSPYGTRVIIGDVQGKGLPAIGVGFAVLGAFREAAIREPSLTGLVDRLEDAVARQNAFAAETGETERFVTALVLGFDGDGRVEAVNCGHLPPRLLHDGVAVPVPIRRTSVPLGMAELSSEGRSAERLDFPPGATLLMFTDGVTEARDPAGNFYPLDARLSRWARRDPRELLDALERDLEKFSSGVRRDDVAVLALRRTSAPAAPQIPAPHEGHEAMRAAEVFSAP; encoded by the coding sequence GTGACCTTCGGACTCCTGAGCCGGCCCGCGCCCCGTACGGCGCTCCCCGGCACCGAGACCGGGGAGGCCGCCGCACGCGCCCCCCGTATCGGCAACAGGGCACTGTCCGGCGGACTGGCCCTGCTCACCGCCGTGATCGTCGGCCTCGACGTCCTCGCCGGCGAGGACCTGCGTCTGGTGCCGCTGCTCGTCGTCGCCCCCGCCCTCGTGTCGGTCTTCGGGACGGTCGGCCAGACCGTGGCCGCCGGCGCCTGGGTCACCGGGGCGGCCGTCGTCACCCGCGCGGTGACCGGCGGGACCACCTGGGACATCGTCAGCAGCATCGTCTTCACCGTGTTCGCCTGCCTCCTCAGCGTCGGCGCCTGCGCCCTGCGCATCCGGCACGCCACGGAGATCGCCCGGCTGCGCTCGGCCGCCGTCGCGCTCCAGCGCCAGATCCTGCGCCCGCTGCCCATCCCCACCGACCAGCTCACCGCCCACGGCACCTACACGCCGATCGAGGAGGACCACCTGGTCGGCGGGGACATCTACGAGGTCGTCCAGTCGCCCTACGGCACCCGCGTGATCATCGGTGACGTCCAGGGCAAGGGCCTGCCCGCCATCGGCGTGGGCTTCGCCGTCCTCGGGGCATTCCGCGAGGCGGCCATCCGCGAACCCTCCCTCACCGGCCTCGTGGACCGCCTGGAGGACGCCGTCGCCCGGCAGAACGCCTTCGCCGCCGAGACCGGCGAGACGGAGCGCTTCGTCACCGCGCTGGTGCTCGGCTTCGACGGCGACGGCCGGGTGGAAGCGGTGAACTGCGGCCATCTGCCGCCCCGGCTGCTGCACGACGGGGTGGCCGTCCCGGTGCCGATCCGCCGGACCTCGGTACCGTTGGGTATGGCGGAACTCAGCAGCGAGGGCCGCAGCGCCGAACGGCTCGACTTCCCGCCCGGCGCCACGCTCCTGATGTTCACCGACGGCGTCACCGAGGCCCGCGACCCGGCCGGGAACTTCTACCCGCTGGACGCCCGGCTGAGCCGCTGGGCACGCCGGGACCCCCGCGAACTGCTCGACGCGCTCGAACGGGACCTGGAGAAGTTCTCCAGCGGGGTGCGGCGCGACGACGTCGCCGTACTGGCCCTGCGCCGCACCTCCGCCCCGGCCGCCCCGCAGATCCCCGCGCCGCACGAGGGGCACGAGGCGATGCGCGCCGCCGAGGTGTTCAGCGCGCCGTAG